The following coding sequences are from one Mesorhizobium onobrychidis window:
- a CDS encoding ABC transporter substrate-binding protein produces MSESSRRDFMKGMAAFGAGAGLMVINPEFLVSGAAAQAGKQLVFLSAENITGNWDPTAHTTLSQKNIEGFVMGFLTRTPMRVENPDEVIYELATKITLLEPTKLEIKLREGVKFHDGKPFKAEDVKATFEYGSQPDRPAQWYPGPTETLTITTPDDYTVIVDTSKGGYPAHLFIFLASYLPMLSATDIAAGPSGPLSQRLNGTGPYKFVEQRGNDTVLEAYPDYFLGAPTIPGISFNFVGDSTTRMLSLMNGQASIVERLEPEQVATLQGNENVAISSVVSVENKYLWFRCSKPPFDDPRVRMAACHAIDRSMLLEILGEAGHASANYVSPVKFGYIDLPNYTEYSPEKCQALLAEAGFPKGQGLPELEYITSVGFYPKTKEYGEVITAMLQEQGFPVTLSVLEIAAWNERLYDRPGGGPGHMVDCGWSTGSPEPDLVLRTHFHSSSKRITGIVDPELDASLDKERSAASLEERKQILQTETMPMIAAKVPSFSLFTSVMIHAMDKSLTGLFIYPDGSMDASKGAFA; encoded by the coding sequence ATGAGCGAGTCAAGCAGGCGTGATTTCATGAAGGGCATGGCGGCGTTCGGAGCGGGCGCCGGGCTTATGGTGATCAACCCGGAATTCCTGGTCTCTGGCGCGGCTGCGCAGGCGGGCAAGCAACTGGTCTTCCTGTCGGCCGAGAACATCACCGGCAACTGGGATCCGACGGCGCACACGACGCTGTCGCAGAAGAACATCGAGGGTTTCGTCATGGGGTTCCTGACGCGCACGCCGATGCGCGTCGAAAATCCCGACGAGGTCATCTACGAACTCGCCACAAAGATCACCCTGCTTGAGCCGACCAAGCTTGAGATCAAGCTGCGTGAAGGGGTGAAGTTCCACGACGGAAAGCCGTTCAAGGCGGAAGACGTCAAGGCGACCTTCGAATACGGGTCGCAGCCCGACCGGCCGGCGCAATGGTATCCTGGCCCGACTGAGACGCTGACGATCACGACGCCGGACGACTATACGGTGATCGTCGACACATCGAAGGGCGGCTATCCGGCGCACCTGTTCATCTTCCTCGCATCCTACCTGCCGATGCTGTCGGCAACCGACATCGCAGCCGGGCCGAGCGGACCGCTTTCGCAGCGCCTGAACGGCACCGGGCCCTACAAGTTCGTCGAACAGCGAGGCAACGACACGGTGTTGGAGGCCTACCCGGACTATTTCCTCGGGGCCCCGACTATCCCCGGCATCAGCTTCAATTTCGTGGGCGATTCGACCACCCGCATGCTGTCGCTGATGAACGGCCAGGCGTCCATTGTGGAACGGCTCGAACCGGAGCAGGTGGCGACCCTGCAAGGTAACGAGAATGTGGCGATCAGCAGCGTGGTCTCCGTCGAGAACAAATATCTGTGGTTCCGCTGTTCCAAGCCGCCCTTCGACGATCCGCGCGTGCGGATGGCGGCCTGTCACGCGATCGACCGGTCCATGCTGCTCGAAATCCTCGGCGAAGCCGGCCATGCCTCGGCGAACTATGTCTCGCCGGTGAAATTCGGCTATATCGACCTGCCCAACTATACGGAATATAGCCCGGAGAAGTGCCAGGCCCTGCTCGCCGAAGCAGGCTTCCCGAAGGGGCAGGGGCTGCCCGAACTCGAATACATCACCTCGGTCGGGTTCTATCCCAAGACCAAGGAGTATGGCGAGGTGATCACTGCCATGCTGCAGGAGCAGGGATTCCCCGTCACGCTGTCGGTGCTGGAGATCGCGGCGTGGAATGAGCGTCTCTACGACCGTCCCGGCGGTGGTCCGGGCCATATGGTCGACTGCGGCTGGTCGACCGGTTCGCCGGAGCCGGACCTCGTGCTGCGTACGCATTTCCATTCCTCATCCAAGCGCATTACCGGCATCGTCGATCCCGAACTGGACGCCTCACTCGACAAGGAGCGCAGCGCGGCGTCGCTCGAGGAGCGCAAGCAGATCCTCCAGACCGAGACCATGCCGATGATTGCCGCGAAGGTGCCGTCGTTCTCCCTGTTCACCTCCGTCATGATCCACGCGATGGACAAGTCTCTCACGGGGCTTTTCATCTATCCGGACGGCTCCATGGACGCGTCGAAGGGGGCGTTCGCCTGA
- a CDS encoding 4a-hydroxytetrahydrobiopterin dehydratase produces the protein MNDTPKEKVYSEAEIADRLEKELPKWRYENGWIRRKYKTQSWKSTLMVINTVGHLAEAAWHHPDITASYAWVEVRLMNHAAKGITDKDFELAKKIEDVVQWQPAKEGGALEGTPPTDQRFAYIKYD, from the coding sequence ATGAACGATACGCCTAAGGAAAAGGTCTATTCGGAAGCCGAGATTGCCGACCGGCTCGAGAAGGAGCTGCCGAAATGGCGCTACGAGAACGGCTGGATCCGGCGCAAATACAAGACCCAAAGCTGGAAATCGACACTGATGGTCATCAACACGGTCGGCCATCTCGCCGAGGCGGCGTGGCACCATCCCGACATCACGGCGTCCTATGCCTGGGTCGAGGTGCGCCTGATGAACCATGCAGCCAAGGGCATCACCGACAAAGACTTCGAGCTGGCCAAAAAGATCGAGGATGTCGTCCAGTGGCAGCCGGCCAAGGAAGGCGGCGCGCTGGAAGGCACTCCGCCGACCGATCAGCGCTTCGCTTACATCAAATATGATTAA
- the fhcD gene encoding formylmethanofuran--tetrahydromethanopterin N-formyltransferase — protein MPNVSVNGITIDDTFAEAFGMRATAIIITAPNRKWARQAAITMTGFATSVIGCGCEAAIDVELPPSATPDGRPGCRVMIFAMGTDELQKQLLNRVGQCVLTSPGSACFAGLEGSAELKLGSALRYFGDGWQISKKIGGRHFWRVPVMDGEFLCEATTGLTKGAVGGGNFFVMAESSAKALLAAEAAVAAIGLVPGAIVPFPGGIARSGSKIGGKYKGMIASANEAYAPTLRGVVRSELGPDINAVLEIVIDGETNDAVAAAMKAGIKAVIELGPKRGAVRISAGNYGGKLGKFIYSLKDMLP, from the coding sequence ATGCCGAACGTGAGCGTAAATGGCATAACGATCGACGATACCTTTGCCGAGGCCTTTGGCATGCGCGCGACCGCCATCATCATCACGGCGCCGAACCGGAAATGGGCCCGCCAGGCGGCGATCACCATGACCGGCTTTGCCACCTCGGTGATCGGCTGCGGCTGCGAAGCGGCAATCGATGTCGAACTGCCGCCATCGGCCACACCGGATGGCCGGCCCGGCTGCCGCGTGATGATCTTTGCGATGGGAACCGATGAACTGCAGAAACAACTGCTCAATCGCGTCGGCCAGTGTGTTTTGACCTCGCCGGGTTCCGCCTGCTTCGCCGGACTGGAGGGCAGCGCCGAGTTGAAGCTCGGTTCGGCGCTGCGTTATTTCGGCGACGGCTGGCAGATCTCCAAGAAAATCGGCGGCCGGCATTTTTGGCGCGTTCCCGTCATGGACGGCGAATTCCTGTGCGAAGCGACGACCGGGCTGACGAAGGGGGCGGTCGGCGGCGGCAATTTCTTCGTCATGGCTGAAAGCAGCGCCAAGGCCTTGCTTGCGGCAGAGGCCGCGGTTGCCGCGATAGGCCTGGTGCCCGGCGCGATCGTGCCGTTTCCGGGCGGCATCGCTCGTTCGGGTTCCAAGATCGGTGGCAAATACAAGGGCATGATCGCCTCGGCCAACGAAGCCTACGCGCCGACGCTGCGCGGTGTCGTCAGAAGTGAGCTCGGTCCCGACATCAACGCCGTCCTGGAAATCGTCATCGACGGCGAGACCAACGATGCCGTTGCCGCCGCGATGAAGGCCGGCATCAAGGCCGTCATCGAGCTCGGGCCGAAGCGAGGCGCGGTTCGCATAAGCGCCGGCAATTACGGCGGCAAGCTCGGCAAATTCATCTATTCGCTGAAGGATATGCTGCCATGA
- a CDS encoding NAD(P)-dependent methylenetetrahydromethanopterin dehydrogenase yields MARKHILHMLTPLKHMSPFDVNMALDAGFDAVVPYVDVSLGEVTGLVQDAIFSRPPDAGVDTGIFIAGKDASLALDMFDAARKAMVPPFQVSVFADPAGSFTTAAAMVAKVEKALEKKFERGLRDTRIAVFGATGVVGFCTAVIAAREGARVTLVGHDGIERVEQIAAEIKSRFKIAVDAADGSSEARKTKLVEASEVILACAKAGVQVVSKAQLKGNGLLIAADVNAVPPAGIEGVAVNANGDPLEAAKAVGIGPLAIGNVKYKVEFGLFKRMIESEKTITLDFQEAFSLAREIAK; encoded by the coding sequence ATGGCCCGCAAACATATCCTGCATATGCTGACGCCGTTGAAACACATGAGCCCTTTCGACGTGAACATGGCGCTCGATGCAGGCTTTGACGCCGTCGTTCCCTATGTCGATGTAAGTCTCGGCGAGGTGACGGGCCTCGTGCAGGACGCGATCTTTTCGCGCCCGCCCGATGCAGGCGTCGATACCGGCATCTTCATCGCCGGCAAGGACGCCTCGCTGGCGCTCGACATGTTCGACGCAGCGCGAAAGGCTATGGTGCCGCCTTTCCAGGTTTCGGTATTCGCCGATCCGGCCGGCTCGTTCACCACGGCCGCGGCAATGGTGGCCAAGGTCGAAAAAGCGCTGGAGAAGAAATTCGAGCGCGGGCTGAGGGACACGAGGATCGCTGTTTTCGGCGCCACCGGCGTCGTCGGCTTCTGCACTGCCGTCATCGCGGCCAGGGAAGGCGCCCGGGTGACGCTTGTCGGTCATGACGGCATCGAAAGGGTCGAGCAGATCGCGGCTGAGATCAAAAGCCGATTCAAGATCGCCGTGGATGCGGCTGACGGGTCGAGCGAGGCCCGGAAGACGAAGCTGGTCGAGGCGAGCGAAGTGATCCTGGCTTGCGCCAAGGCCGGCGTCCAGGTGGTCTCGAAAGCCCAGCTGAAAGGCAATGGTCTGCTCATTGCCGCCGACGTCAATGCGGTCCCGCCGGCCGGCATCGAAGGCGTGGCCGTCAACGCCAATGGCGATCCGCTCGAAGCGGCAAAAGCTGTCGGCATTGGTCCGCTTGCCATCGGCAACGTGAAATACAAGGTCGAATTCGGCCTCTTTAAAAGAATGATCGAATCCGAAAAAACCATCACGCTCGATTTCCAGGAAGCATTTTCCCTTGCACGCGAAATCGCCAAATAA
- a CDS encoding formylmethanofuran dehydrogenase subunit A, which produces MLTKIAGGDIIDPVNGRLGRGDLWIRDDKIAAAPAGGAADRTIDAAGCVVMAGAIDIHSHIGGGNVNTARLLLPEQHAAHQARPTTTPLSNAGWSTFQTGCLYAKMGFTTVVEPAMSPGAALHTHLELADIPIIDKATLAILGNDDFLLSMIRDDASSQMIEDYVAWTVASTRALGVKVINAGAAAAFKENVRTFSLDDVVPSYGVSSRKIVKALQAAVDSLGVPHPLHVHCNNLGSPGSADTAAATIAAAEGVPLHLAHLQFYGYGTEGKRRFSSAAARLAELVNATPEVTIDIGQVMFGQTVTVSSDVMRQFSARGSARPKKSVIHDGDGNGGGIVPYSYGKDFYGAMQWAIGLELFLLIDDPWRVFFTTDHPNGAPFTAYPALFELLMSREARTKMIAGLPKSAMALSTLAAVDREYTFEEIAVMTRAAPAKLLGLTDRGHLGAGAIADIAVYRRDGNIAKMLGQAAYVFKDGDLVVQDGEITHYRWGKALRLNPSPDKAMVRRLEDYHQQRYGLSLDWFNFPDSAIAREQPFGEVACRT; this is translated from the coding sequence ATGCTGACGAAAATTGCGGGCGGCGACATCATCGATCCCGTCAACGGCCGTCTCGGCAGGGGCGACCTCTGGATCAGGGACGACAAGATCGCTGCGGCGCCGGCGGGGGGCGCTGCCGACCGGACCATCGACGCTGCCGGCTGCGTCGTGATGGCAGGCGCCATCGACATCCATTCCCACATCGGCGGCGGTAACGTGAACACGGCACGGCTGCTCCTGCCCGAGCAGCATGCCGCGCACCAGGCGCGGCCGACGACGACGCCGCTCTCCAACGCCGGCTGGTCGACCTTCCAGACCGGCTGTCTCTACGCCAAAATGGGTTTCACCACAGTCGTCGAGCCGGCGATGTCGCCGGGAGCGGCACTTCACACCCATCTCGAACTGGCCGACATCCCGATCATCGACAAGGCGACGCTCGCCATTCTCGGCAACGACGATTTTCTGCTGTCGATGATCCGCGACGACGCTTCGTCTCAAATGATCGAGGACTATGTCGCCTGGACGGTCGCCTCGACGCGGGCGCTTGGGGTCAAGGTGATCAACGCCGGTGCGGCGGCCGCCTTCAAGGAAAACGTCCGCACCTTCTCGCTGGACGATGTGGTGCCTTCCTATGGCGTCAGCTCGCGCAAGATCGTCAAGGCGCTACAGGCGGCCGTCGACAGCCTTGGCGTCCCGCATCCTCTGCATGTCCATTGCAACAATCTGGGCAGCCCCGGATCGGCGGATACGGCGGCCGCGACGATCGCTGCGGCGGAAGGGGTGCCGCTGCACCTCGCGCATCTCCAGTTCTACGGCTACGGCACGGAAGGCAAGCGCAGGTTTTCCTCGGCCGCGGCGCGTCTTGCCGAACTGGTCAACGCGACGCCGGAGGTCACCATCGACATCGGCCAGGTGATGTTCGGCCAGACGGTCACCGTCTCCTCCGACGTGATGCGGCAGTTTTCGGCGCGTGGCAGTGCGCGCCCGAAGAAATCCGTCATTCATGACGGCGACGGCAATGGCGGCGGCATCGTGCCCTACAGCTATGGCAAGGATTTCTATGGCGCGATGCAGTGGGCGATCGGACTCGAGCTTTTTCTCCTGATCGACGATCCCTGGCGTGTCTTCTTCACCACCGATCATCCCAACGGCGCGCCCTTTACCGCCTATCCGGCCCTGTTCGAGCTGCTGATGAGCCGGGAAGCGCGCACCAAAATGATTGCCGGACTTCCAAAATCCGCCATGGCGCTCTCCACCCTGGCCGCAGTCGACCGCGAATACACGTTCGAGGAAATTGCCGTCATGACGCGCGCGGCCCCAGCCAAGCTGCTCGGGCTGACAGACCGGGGCCATCTCGGCGCCGGCGCTATCGCCGATATCGCTGTCTACCGCAGGGACGGGAACATAGCGAAAATGCTGGGGCAGGCGGCGTACGTCTTCAAGGATGGCGATCTCGTCGTGCAGGATGGGGAGATCACCCATTACCGCTGGGGCAAGGCGCTCAGGCTCAATCCGTCGCCGGACAAGGCGATGGTGCGGCGCCTGGAGGATTATCACCAGCAGCGCTACGGCCTGTCGCTGGACTGGTTCAATTTCCCAGATTCCGCGATCGCGCGCGAACAGCCATTCGGCGAGGTTGCATGCCGAACGTGA
- a CDS encoding ABC transporter permease, translated as MFIISFLVRRLAQGALIIFLVTLLIFTLLRLVPGDPVRLMAGGMAPEALIEQIAEEMGLRDPVLVQFGRYMSGVVRGDLGQSFVRPASGASTGGSSFGDATRGERADVLTLIGETLPMTLQLAFLAIVFAMLFSFLVGIPAGLSPGRWPDRVAFYVSSIFIPLPGFWLGIVLALLLSVKLGWLPAIGYKGFAYTILPAIVLAVELSPVLIRTLTGSISSAMMMPFIAVGRVRGLSQRRIIFAHALRNASVPLLNLLGIQISGLLGGVLVIEFIFDYPGLGLLTINAVLQRDFPLIQGIAIVTSAIFVLINIAVDLIATLIDPRLEY; from the coding sequence ATGTTCATCATTAGCTTTCTTGTCCGCCGCCTGGCCCAGGGTGCGCTGATCATTTTTCTTGTAACGCTGCTGATTTTCACCCTGCTTCGGCTCGTTCCGGGCGATCCCGTCCGGCTGATGGCGGGCGGAATGGCGCCCGAGGCGCTGATCGAGCAGATCGCCGAGGAGATGGGGCTTCGCGACCCGGTGCTGGTTCAATTCGGGCGCTACATGAGCGGTGTCGTCAGGGGCGACCTCGGCCAGTCGTTCGTTCGGCCGGCCAGCGGCGCTTCGACCGGCGGATCTAGTTTCGGGGATGCCACGCGCGGCGAGCGCGCCGACGTGCTCACCCTTATCGGCGAGACCCTGCCGATGACGCTGCAACTCGCCTTTCTGGCGATCGTGTTCGCGATGCTCTTTTCGTTCCTGGTCGGCATCCCGGCCGGATTGTCTCCTGGACGATGGCCGGACAGGGTCGCTTTTTACGTGTCGTCGATCTTTATACCCCTGCCGGGTTTTTGGCTCGGCATCGTGCTTGCGCTGCTGCTGTCCGTGAAGCTCGGCTGGCTGCCGGCGATCGGCTACAAGGGCTTTGCCTACACTATCCTGCCGGCAATCGTGCTGGCTGTCGAACTTTCGCCGGTTCTTATCCGGACGCTGACCGGCTCGATTTCCTCGGCAATGATGATGCCGTTCATTGCAGTCGGCCGCGTGCGCGGGCTCAGCCAGCGTCGGATCATCTTCGCGCATGCGCTGCGCAACGCCTCGGTTCCGCTGCTCAATCTCCTCGGCATCCAGATCAGCGGCCTGCTCGGCGGCGTGCTCGTCATCGAATTCATCTTCGACTATCCCGGACTGGGCCTTCTGACCATCAACGCCGTGCTGCAGCGCGACTTTCCGCTGATTCAGGGCATCGCGATCGTCACCAGCGCCATCTTCGTCCTGATCAACATCGCGGTCGATCTGATCGCGACCCTGATCGATCCGAGACTGGAATACTGA
- a CDS encoding tungsten formylmethanofuran dehydrogenase translates to MAVAWIGNRETLVERAAAHAAALLGSSRCPVFSLDTDIHGTRAAIALAERVGAAYDHADGAAVSRETALFTDKGAMTVAPGETRRRADVVVIVGELPQIHHEFVGELSATVPDLSAKNQREIFLVGSNGASAPPLSNGRTATLLSCGEAGLGATLAALRTQCRGRQTSQPVSNFDDFAKALAAAHFPVFLFSGDATEGLALEMLQGLIADLNRKSRASGLHLPASENGWGSALASTWMTGFPLRTGFARGFPEFDPWRYDVARMIAAGEADLHLRISSSIVQRQKKRNRMALIALAKTQKPVVGAAVTIAIGEAGVDHEAVVYSSRTGSLRSIDARAASELPSAATIIRLVASHVSTEAALPC, encoded by the coding sequence ATGGCGGTTGCTTGGATCGGCAACCGGGAAACGCTGGTCGAGCGCGCGGCTGCACATGCCGCCGCGCTGTTGGGGTCGAGCCGGTGCCCGGTTTTCAGCTTGGATACGGATATACACGGCACCAGGGCGGCGATCGCGCTGGCTGAGCGGGTTGGCGCGGCATACGATCATGCCGATGGCGCGGCAGTTTCCCGGGAGACCGCACTTTTTACCGACAAAGGTGCGATGACCGTCGCGCCCGGCGAGACGCGCCGGCGCGCCGATGTCGTGGTGATTGTGGGCGAACTCCCGCAAATCCATCATGAATTCGTCGGCGAACTCTCGGCCACGGTTCCCGATCTCTCGGCCAAGAATCAACGCGAAATCTTTCTGGTCGGATCGAACGGGGCGTCTGCGCCGCCGTTGAGCAACGGGCGGACGGCGACGCTCCTCTCCTGCGGCGAGGCAGGCCTCGGCGCGACGCTGGCGGCGCTGAGGACGCAGTGCAGGGGGCGTCAGACATCGCAACCGGTGTCGAATTTCGACGACTTCGCCAAAGCCCTGGCGGCTGCGCATTTTCCCGTCTTCCTGTTTTCAGGCGACGCAACCGAAGGGCTGGCGCTGGAGATGCTGCAAGGACTGATCGCCGACCTCAACCGCAAATCACGCGCATCCGGCCTTCATCTACCGGCGAGCGAAAATGGATGGGGAAGCGCGCTCGCCTCGACCTGGATGACGGGTTTTCCACTGCGCACCGGCTTTGCGCGCGGCTTCCCGGAATTCGATCCCTGGCGTTACGATGTCGCGCGCATGATCGCTGCCGGCGAAGCCGACCTGCACCTGCGGATCTCCTCCTCAATCGTCCAGCGGCAGAAGAAAAGGAACCGCATGGCGCTGATCGCCTTGGCGAAAACGCAGAAGCCGGTCGTGGGCGCTGCGGTCACCATCGCCATCGGCGAAGCGGGCGTCGATCACGAGGCGGTGGTCTATTCCAGCCGCACCGGTTCGCTGAGGTCGATCGATGCGCGAGCGGCGTCCGAACTGCCCTCCGCTGCGACGATCATTCGCCTGGTTGCCAGTCATGTCTCCACCGAGGCCGCGTTGCCATGCTGA
- a CDS encoding formylmethanofuran dehydrogenase subunit C: MKALTFTLVAEPPERLDLSPLTPERLAGIERRDIERIQIGISKHGSKVGDIFRVAGNDPLDIVFEGGSARLDRVAEGMRGGSVRVIGNVGAQGARAMRGGQLTIEGNAGPHAGSGMRGGRLEVTGNAGDHLGAPLAGELAGMNGGVLIVRGRAGAFAADRMRRGLIAVLKGSGDNAGSRMIAGTLVVAGGTGEMPGYLMRRGSILLDRAPKSLSPSFVECGAPESVFAAVIDRHLIAEGILKRPLLGIAPQKYGGDNAVLGMGEVLFPR, from the coding sequence ATGAAGGCGCTGACCTTCACCCTTGTCGCCGAGCCGCCCGAGCGCCTTGACCTGTCGCCGCTGACGCCAGAGCGGCTTGCCGGGATCGAAAGGCGCGATATCGAAAGAATCCAGATCGGCATTTCGAAGCATGGATCGAAGGTCGGCGATATTTTTCGCGTCGCCGGCAACGATCCGCTGGACATCGTGTTCGAAGGTGGAAGCGCGCGCCTCGACCGCGTCGCGGAAGGCATGCGGGGCGGTTCGGTTCGCGTCATCGGCAATGTCGGGGCTCAAGGGGCGCGCGCCATGCGCGGCGGCCAGCTGACGATCGAAGGCAATGCGGGTCCGCACGCCGGCTCCGGCATGCGCGGCGGCAGGCTTGAAGTAACAGGCAACGCCGGCGATCACCTCGGTGCGCCGCTCGCCGGGGAACTGGCCGGCATGAATGGCGGCGTGCTGATCGTCAGGGGCAGAGCGGGCGCTTTTGCCGCCGACCGCATGCGGCGCGGCCTGATCGCGGTGCTGAAAGGCTCAGGCGACAATGCCGGCAGCCGCATGATCGCCGGCACGCTGGTGGTGGCCGGCGGCACCGGCGAGATGCCCGGCTATCTGATGCGTCGCGGTTCGATCCTCCTCGATCGCGCGCCGAAAAGCCTGTCGCCGAGTTTCGTCGAATGCGGTGCGCCAGAGAGCGTTTTCGCCGCCGTCATCGATCGCCATCTGATCGCCGAGGGTATTTTGAAACGGCCGCTTCTGGGCATCGCTCCGCAGAAATATGGCGGTGACAACGCGGTGCTTGGAATGGGTGAGGTTCTTTTCCCTCGCTGA
- a CDS encoding beta-ribofuranosylaminobenzene 5'-phosphate synthase family protein: MSNSVTIRVPARLHLGFLDLNGDTGRRFGSVGLPLSEPETVVTLSRSSETIVEGTESRRAGEHLSTLCSHLGIRGQHRLVVEQSIPSHAGLGSGTQIALAVSSALRTLHKLPLDIGGDATLLERGGRSGIGIASFERGGVIVDAGKDDSGRPPPVVARLPFPEEWRVILILDHGGHGLHGDAEIAAFRSLPPFPASGSGEICRRVLMGIMPALVEHDLLAFGTAVAAIQMLIGTHFAPAQGGVFTSKRVERVAHGLNEAGAVGIGQSSWGPTGFAFAPSQDAAVRFVSAVQQTVEDGIEIRIVKGRNSGAKISSTKLDLVGS; encoded by the coding sequence ATGTCGAATTCTGTTACCATACGAGTGCCCGCCCGCCTGCATCTTGGCTTCCTCGATCTCAATGGCGATACCGGACGTCGCTTTGGCAGCGTCGGGCTACCTCTGAGCGAACCCGAAACCGTCGTCACCCTGTCGCGGTCCAGCGAGACCATCGTCGAAGGCACCGAGAGCCGTCGCGCCGGCGAACATTTGTCGACGCTCTGCAGCCATCTCGGCATTCGCGGCCAGCACCGTCTGGTGGTCGAACAGTCAATCCCGAGCCATGCCGGCCTGGGCTCCGGCACGCAGATCGCCCTAGCCGTCAGCTCGGCGCTGCGCACGCTCCACAAATTGCCTCTCGATATCGGCGGCGACGCGACCCTGCTCGAGCGCGGCGGCAGATCCGGCATCGGCATCGCCAGTTTCGAACGCGGCGGTGTCATTGTCGACGCCGGCAAGGACGACAGCGGCAGGCCGCCGCCGGTCGTGGCGCGACTGCCGTTTCCGGAAGAATGGCGCGTCATCCTGATCCTCGACCATGGCGGGCATGGACTGCATGGCGATGCCGAGATCGCGGCGTTTCGTTCACTGCCGCCCTTCCCGGCGTCCGGCAGCGGCGAGATCTGCCGGCGGGTGCTGATGGGCATCATGCCGGCTCTGGTCGAACACGACCTTCTAGCCTTCGGCACCGCCGTCGCCGCGATCCAGATGCTGATCGGCACCCATTTCGCCCCGGCGCAAGGTGGCGTGTTCACCTCAAAACGGGTCGAGAGGGTGGCCCACGGTCTCAATGAAGCAGGCGCCGTCGGCATCGGCCAGAGCTCGTGGGGACCGACAGGGTTTGCCTTCGCCCCATCGCAAGACGCCGCAGTCAGGTTCGTCAGCGCGGTTCAGCAGACAGTTGAAGACGGCATCGAGATCAGGATCGTCAAGGGCAGGAATTCCGGCGCGAAGATCAGTTCGACCAAACTTGACCTCGTCGGCAGCTGA
- a CDS encoding ATP-grasp domain-containing protein: MIAAISGRALAAAARRAGYGPLVADFFCDTDTVALAERAAMLPGDLQGGIDGARIIETLRQLAGDDRPVAIVLGSGFERMTETVDEIARHFPLAGNSGAAIRRIKDPQLLAADCAELGIPHPQFRWDRPPDPENWVVKTAGGAGGTHIRQAAGETPATGRYFQRFVAGRSISALFVGDGQTADIVGFSQQWASPAPAAPYRYGGAVRLRRFDRRQAGMIRGWLSGLARRAGLVGLCSADLIRGPDGYKLIEINPRPGATLDIFDDADAPLIEAHLRAAAGRAYQLPRFVDSMASMVTYAAAPIAHFPSIAWPEWTADHQSPGTRLIAGDPVCTIFARGPSADLTRRLIKGQASRLQHQWEGDRT; the protein is encoded by the coding sequence TTGATCGCGGCGATTTCAGGCCGGGCGCTGGCTGCCGCCGCGCGCCGCGCCGGCTACGGTCCGCTGGTCGCCGATTTCTTTTGCGATACGGACACGGTCGCACTCGCCGAACGCGCGGCGATGCTGCCGGGCGACCTGCAGGGCGGTATCGACGGCGCGCGCATCATCGAGACGCTTCGGCAACTGGCTGGAGACGACCGGCCGGTCGCCATCGTCCTGGGCTCGGGCTTCGAGCGGATGACGGAGACTGTAGACGAGATCGCGCGCCATTTTCCCCTCGCCGGCAATAGCGGCGCCGCGATCCGCAGGATCAAGGACCCGCAATTGCTGGCCGCCGATTGCGCCGAACTCGGCATCCCGCATCCGCAATTCCGATGGGACCGGCCGCCCGATCCGGAGAACTGGGTGGTCAAGACCGCGGGCGGCGCCGGCGGCACGCATATCAGACAGGCAGCCGGAGAAACCCCGGCCACCGGCCGCTATTTCCAGCGTTTCGTTGCCGGCCGCAGCATCTCGGCCCTGTTCGTCGGCGACGGCCAAACCGCTGATATCGTCGGCTTCAGCCAACAATGGGCGTCCCCCGCCCCGGCAGCGCCCTACCGCTATGGCGGCGCCGTGCGGTTGCGACGCTTCGATCGCAGGCAGGCGGGGATGATCCGCGGCTGGCTTTCAGGTCTGGCGCGCCGCGCCGGCCTGGTTGGACTGTGCAGCGCCGACCTCATTCGCGGACCGGATGGCTACAAGCTCATCGAGATCAATCCGAGGCCAGGCGCCACGCTCGACATTTTCGACGATGCTGACGCGCCACTGATCGAAGCGCATCTGCGTGCCGCAGCAGGCAGGGCGTACCAACTGCCGCGCTTCGTCGATTCGATGGCATCGATGGTGACCTACGCCGCGGCGCCGATCGCCCACTTTCCATCGATTGCCTGGCCTGAATGGACTGCGGACCATCAGTCGCCCGGCACCCGTCTGATCGCTGGCGATCCTGTCTGCACCATCTTCGCGCGCGGTCCGAGCGCCGATTTGACCAGGCGGCTCATCAAGGGACAAGCCAGCCGATTGCAACACCAATGGGAAGGAGACCGGACATGA